Within Mesotoga sp. UBA6090, the genomic segment ATAATCCTTTCCCCAGAGTCCGCTGAGGCCTGTGCCAAGCATCGTGATAGCAAGTCCGCTCACGATCTGATTTACTCTCAGAGTCACTGTGAAAAAGGCGTGGACCAGACCAAGAATAGCTCCTGCAAGCATTGCAACTAGAATTGCAGCGAGAAGGCTCGACGTCTGGTAAGAAGCAACAAAGCCTCCTATCGCACCAATCAGCATAAATCCTTCTAGCCCAAGATTCATGACACCCGACCTCTCCGTGAATATCGTGCCGAGGACCGCAAAAAGCAGCGGAGTTCCAGCCCTAACGGTAGCGCTGAGTGTCGAGAGAATGAAAGACTCAATATTATTCATTCGTGGCAGCCTCCTCTCTCGATACCCTCAACCTATATTTGGAAATTGCCTCTCCACCGAGAAGGCTAAAAAGTACCAGCCCCTGGAATACCGATATCAGAGCCATCGGCAGCTTATAGAACATCTGAAGCTGATCATTTCCTACGAGCAGCCCGCCGAAGAGAAATGCGACAAGTAGAATTGCAATTGGGTTCAACTTGGCCAGCCAGGCCACGATGATTGCAGTGTAGCCGTATCCTGGAGAGAAACCGTGTTGCAGTCTGTGCTGAATGCCCATCATCTGTACGGCTCCGCCCAACCCTGCTATTGCTCCGCTGACAACAAGTGCAATGATTGTGTACTTTATTATGCTGATTCCCGAGTACCTGGCCGCCTGAGCATTGTCTCCAACGATTTTCGAATTCATTCCCCATCTTGTTCGCTTATAGACATAGTAAAGGACTATCGCAAGGGCAACAGCAATAAAGAAGCCAACGTGGAACTCGCCTTTGAAAAGAGTCGGCAACCTTGCTTGATCGGGGAAAGGAGCCGTCCCGGGGAAGCCGTAGCCTTTGGGGTCTTTCCACGGTCCATAGACAAGATAATCCACCCAGAATATTGCGACATAGTTGAGCATGAGAGTTACCACTATCTCGTCGGTCTTTGCAAAAGCCTTCATTAATGCTGGAATCAAGGCCCAAATGCCACCCGCTGCCGCTCCGAGAATTGAAATAAGGATAATCATCAGTACCGGTGAAGTGACATCTTTGAATAAGAACAGAGCTCCCCAGGTAGCGGCTAATGCTCCCATATAGAGCTGGCCTTCACCGCCAATGTTCCATATCTTCATTCTATAGGCAAATGACAGACCCAATCCCACAAAGGCGAGAGGGACCATTCTCATCAGCGTGCTGAAGATTCCATACTTGTTGGCAAATGGCCACGTGAGCATCTCTTTGTATGCTTCAAATGTTTCGCGGAATGCAAGCGAGAGGCTTCCCAGCCGTCCATAGAAGAATACCAGCAAGATTATGCCCATTAGAAACAGAGCGAGCGCTACAGAAAGAACAGGGACAAGGATCGAGGAGTATTTGGGGACTGTCAGTCTCTTCTCGATTTTTATTCTCACGCTATCTCCCCCTGCTTTGAACCGGCCATCATGAAACCGATCTCCTCGGTGAATTTCGGATCAGGAGGCGTATATCCCATTATTTCTCCCTCATACATTACTGCAACCCTGTCCGAAAGCCTGAATATTTCGTACAGTTCGCCGGCCAGAAGCAAAACGGCCGCTCCGCGCTCTTTGTGAGCAAGAAGAGTTCTGTAGACAAATTCCATGGCTCCAATATCAAGTCCTCTTGTGGGGTGCTCCGCTATGATGAGGCAGGGTTTAGTGGACAGTTCCCTGGCAAGGACCAGTTTCTGCAGGTTTCCGCCTGAAAGAAATTTCGCGGCTGTCTTCGTCGAAGGGGTGGATATCGAATAACTGCTAATCAATTCTTCTGTAGCCTTCTGCATTGCGCTAATGTTAACGTTGAAGGGCGACTGAGGAATATAGTTGGTGTGAGCGTTCTTCATGAACATGTTTTCGGTTATTGACAGTGAAGGACAAGTTGCGAGGGCTCTTCTGTCCTGAGGTATGAATGCCACGCCACCCTTTATTCTTTGGGCGACGTCAGTGTGACGAAGAGTTTTATCGTTTAACACCACCTTGCCCTGCACAGGGTTTCTAAGACCGTAAATTGCCTCTGCAAGTTCTCTCTGACCGTTTCCGGCAACTCCGGCAATCCCCAATATTTCGCCCGACTTTATGCTTAGACTGAGACTTCTTACTGCTTCAAGATTCTTGTCATTCTTGACGGTGAGATTCTCCACCTGGAGTACCGTTCTTCCCGGCTTGGTCTTGGGTTTGTCGAAATCTAGCAGCACATCCCTCCCCACCATCATTCTCACCAGGGATCTTCTATCAATTGAACTTCTCTCCTCAGTTCCAATAACTTTTCCGCCCCTCAGCACGGTAACTCTGTCGCTAATCTCAAGAACCTCGTCCAGCTTGTGACTTATGAAGATTACTGAAGAGCCTTCACTCACAAGCTTTCTTATTGCTTTGAACAAGACTTCCGTCTCTTGAGGAGTAAGGACTGCCGTCGGCTCGTCAAGAATGATGACTTTAGCGCCTGTGTAAAGCAGCTTCAGAATCTCGATTCTCTGCTTCTCCCCAACCGAAAGAGTCCAGACTCGAGCCCTGGGATTCACTGGAATGTCGTAGCTTTCACCAAGTTTCTTTATACTTGATTCTACTGTTTTGGTCTTTACGAAGAAGCCCGTCTCCTTAAGTCCGAGTACAACGTTTTCGGCGACCGTGAACGACGGTACTACCGTGAAGTGCTGTTGAACCATACCTATCCCGTATTTAAGAGCGTTGTGAGGAGAAGACACGGAAATCTGCTTGCCCTCCATGAATATCTCTCCCTCATCGGCCTTGTATATACCGAACAGTATGTTCATGAGAGTTGTTTTTCCTGCTCCATTCTCTCCAAGGAGAGCATGAACTTCGCCTTTTTTTAGGTCAAGAGAGATGTTTTCATTTGCTATTACACCTGGAAAGGCTTTGGTGATGTTTCTCATTTCAAGAACCGGAAGCTCAGCCAAGAAAAATCACTCCAAAGAAAGAAATCGAGGGGCCGGGCGGCCCCTCACAACATTACTGAATCTTTCCCACTACGTTGTTTACAAACCAATCCATGCTGAGAAGCTCTGCATCGGTAGGCTTCTCGCCTTCTGCGTATCTCAGTGCACCCGTCTGGTCGTAAACAGGCCCGTCGAAGGGGTGCATAAGGCCCTGAACGATCGCCTCTCTCATAGACATCACGAGTTTTGCCACGCCATCTGGAACAAGATCAGCTACGAAGATATCGACAACACCATCCTTGATTCCTCCCCAGTACTGTTCGTTGGTCCAGGTTCCCTCAATCACGTTTCTCACTACGTACTCGTAGAAAGGACCCCAATTCCATACAGGGGCTGCGAGGAATGCGTTTGGAGCGAAGGCACTCATATCGCTGTTGTATCCTATTGAAAGCGCGCCTCTGTCTTCTGCCGCCTGCTGTGGAGCCGGTGAATCCTGGTGCTGTGTTATCAAGTCGGCACCTACATCGAGAAGTGATTCTGCTGCCTCTTTCTCTCTTGCAGGATCAAACCAGGTGTTGGACCAGACTACATGGACCTTTGCATCGGGATTGACATACTGAACACCCATCGCAAAGGCGTTGATTCCACGTATTACCTCTGGTATTGGATAGGCGGCGACGTAACCAATAATGTTGGTTTTCGTCATTGCACCTGCTATCAGACCGCTAAGGAATCTCGGCTCATACATTCTGCCGAAGTAGGTCCCCAAATTGTCGGTAGTCATGTAACCGGAGCAGTGCATGAAGGTTGAATCCGGGAAGGCCTGCGATACCTTTACCATACTGTCCATGTAGCCGAAGCTGGTTCCGAAGATGAGGTCA encodes:
- a CDS encoding BMP family ABC transporter substrate-binding protein, whose amino-acid sequence is MTVRKLFLFFSVLLIAAALMAAPLKVAFIYVAPVGDGGWSTMHNEGRLHLERVFGDQVVTDFIESVPEGAEAEVVFRGYAQRGYDLIFGTSFGYMDSMVKVSQAFPDSTFMHCSGYMTTDNLGTYFGRMYEPRFLSGLIAGAMTKTNIIGYVAAYPIPEVIRGINAFAMGVQYVNPDAKVHVVWSNTWFDPAREKEAAESLLDVGADLITQHQDSPAPQQAAEDRGALSIGYNSDMSAFAPNAFLAAPVWNWGPFYEYVVRNVIEGTWTNEQYWGGIKDGVVDIFVADLVPDGVAKLVMSMREAIVQGLMHPFDGPVYDQTGALRYAEGEKPTDAELLSMDWFVNNVVGKIQ
- a CDS encoding ABC transporter permease, encoding MRIKIEKRLTVPKYSSILVPVLSVALALFLMGIILLVFFYGRLGSLSLAFRETFEAYKEMLTWPFANKYGIFSTLMRMVPLAFVGLGLSFAYRMKIWNIGGEGQLYMGALAATWGALFLFKDVTSPVLMIILISILGAAAGGIWALIPALMKAFAKTDEIVVTLMLNYVAIFWVDYLVYGPWKDPKGYGFPGTAPFPDQARLPTLFKGEFHVGFFIAVALAIVLYYVYKRTRWGMNSKIVGDNAQAARYSGISIIKYTIIALVVSGAIAGLGGAVQMMGIQHRLQHGFSPGYGYTAIIVAWLAKLNPIAILLVAFLFGGLLVGNDQLQMFYKLPMALISVFQGLVLFSLLGGEAISKYRLRVSREEAATNE
- a CDS encoding ABC transporter ATP-binding protein, which translates into the protein MAELPVLEMRNITKAFPGVIANENISLDLKKGEVHALLGENGAGKTTLMNILFGIYKADEGEIFMEGKQISVSSPHNALKYGIGMVQQHFTVVPSFTVAENVVLGLKETGFFVKTKTVESSIKKLGESYDIPVNPRARVWTLSVGEKQRIEILKLLYTGAKVIILDEPTAVLTPQETEVLFKAIRKLVSEGSSVIFISHKLDEVLEISDRVTVLRGGKVIGTEERSSIDRRSLVRMMVGRDVLLDFDKPKTKPGRTVLQVENLTVKNDKNLEAVRSLSLSIKSGEILGIAGVAGNGQRELAEAIYGLRNPVQGKVVLNDKTLRHTDVAQRIKGGVAFIPQDRRALATCPSLSITENMFMKNAHTNYIPQSPFNVNISAMQKATEELISSYSISTPSTKTAAKFLSGGNLQKLVLARELSTKPCLIIAEHPTRGLDIGAMEFVYRTLLAHKERGAAVLLLAGELYEIFRLSDRVAVMYEGEIMGYTPPDPKFTEEIGFMMAGSKQGEIA